A genomic region of Metopolophium dirhodum isolate CAU chromosome 1, ASM1992520v1, whole genome shotgun sequence contains the following coding sequences:
- the LOC132935992 gene encoding uncharacterized protein LOC132935992 isoform X3, with amino-acid sequence MSDMSVQNSADEEINDHYSYRKNVQMQNSKKPKITMKAKPKKQKLIMVNTSDQNSDDEEIDVCAPFQSHLLKLEQEYNGLTTMVNENCIRVKKSDGGNFCIKIPEIKTASDYLVIQKYKTSDMEKVESKDR; translated from the exons ATGTCCGACATGAGTGTACAAAATTCGGCCGATGAAGAAATCAat gaTCATTATTCATATCGAAAAAATGTGCAAATGCAGAATTCTAAAAAACCCAAAATCACTATGAAagctaaaccaaaaaaacagaaattaataatgGTCAACACAAGCGATCAAAATTCAGATGATGAAGAAATTGATGTATGTGcaccg tttCAGTCGCATTTATTAAAACTGGAACAAGAATATAATGGTTTAACAACTATGGTTAATGAAAACTGCATACGCGTAAAAAAATCAGATGGTGGaaatttttgtatcaaaatacCCGAAATCAAAACAGCAAGTGATTATTTggttattcaaaaatacaaaacatcgGACATGGAAAAAGTAGAGTCAAAAGAcaggtaa
- the LOC132935992 gene encoding uncharacterized protein LOC132935992 isoform X1: MSDMSVQNSADEEINDHYSYRKNVQMQNSKKPKITMKAKPKKQKLIMVNTSDQNSDDEEIDVCAPELYNHRKNEQMQNSKKPETVIKPKPKKQKFQSHLLKLEQEYNGLTTMVNENCIRVKKSDGGNFCIKIPEIKTASDYLVIQKYKTSDMEKVESKDR; encoded by the exons ATGTCCGACATGAGTGTACAAAATTCGGCCGATGAAGAAATCAat gaTCATTATTCATATCGAAAAAATGTGCAAATGCAGAATTCTAAAAAACCCAAAATCACTATGAAagctaaaccaaaaaaacagaaattaataatgGTCAACACAAGCGATCAAAATTCAGATGATGAAGAAATTGATGTATGTGcaccg GAACTTTATAATCATCGGAAAAATGAGCAAATGCAGAATTCTAAAAAACCTGAAACCGTTAtaaaacctaaaccaaaaaaacagaaa tttCAGTCGCATTTATTAAAACTGGAACAAGAATATAATGGTTTAACAACTATGGTTAATGAAAACTGCATACGCGTAAAAAAATCAGATGGTGGaaatttttgtatcaaaatacCCGAAATCAAAACAGCAAGTGATTATTTggttattcaaaaatacaaaacatcgGACATGGAAAAAGTAGAGTCAAAAGAcaggtaa
- the LOC132935992 gene encoding uncharacterized protein LOC132935992 isoform X4 → MSDMSVQNSADEEINDHYSYRKNVQMQNSKKPKITMKAKPKKQKLIMVNTSDQNSDDEEIDFQSHLLKLEQEYNGLTTMVNENCIRVKKSDGGNFCIKIPEIKTASDYLVIQKYKTSDMEKVESKDR, encoded by the exons ATGTCCGACATGAGTGTACAAAATTCGGCCGATGAAGAAATCAat gaTCATTATTCATATCGAAAAAATGTGCAAATGCAGAATTCTAAAAAACCCAAAATCACTATGAAagctaaaccaaaaaaacagaaattaataatgGTCAACACAAGCGATCAAAATTCAGATGATGAAGAAATTGAT tttCAGTCGCATTTATTAAAACTGGAACAAGAATATAATGGTTTAACAACTATGGTTAATGAAAACTGCATACGCGTAAAAAAATCAGATGGTGGaaatttttgtatcaaaatacCCGAAATCAAAACAGCAAGTGATTATTTggttattcaaaaatacaaaacatcgGACATGGAAAAAGTAGAGTCAAAAGAcaggtaa
- the LOC132935992 gene encoding uncharacterized protein LOC132935992 isoform X2, whose product MSDMSVQNSADEEINDHYSYRKNVQMQNSKKPKITMKAKPKKQKLIMVNTSDQNSDDEEIDELYNHRKNEQMQNSKKPETVIKPKPKKQKFQSHLLKLEQEYNGLTTMVNENCIRVKKSDGGNFCIKIPEIKTASDYLVIQKYKTSDMEKVESKDR is encoded by the exons ATGTCCGACATGAGTGTACAAAATTCGGCCGATGAAGAAATCAat gaTCATTATTCATATCGAAAAAATGTGCAAATGCAGAATTCTAAAAAACCCAAAATCACTATGAAagctaaaccaaaaaaacagaaattaataatgGTCAACACAAGCGATCAAAATTCAGATGATGAAGAAATTGAT GAACTTTATAATCATCGGAAAAATGAGCAAATGCAGAATTCTAAAAAACCTGAAACCGTTAtaaaacctaaaccaaaaaaacagaaa tttCAGTCGCATTTATTAAAACTGGAACAAGAATATAATGGTTTAACAACTATGGTTAATGAAAACTGCATACGCGTAAAAAAATCAGATGGTGGaaatttttgtatcaaaatacCCGAAATCAAAACAGCAAGTGATTATTTggttattcaaaaatacaaaacatcgGACATGGAAAAAGTAGAGTCAAAAGAcaggtaa